CTGCGCGACCAGTACGTCGCGCGGCCGGTGCTCAGGGTGCGGGCCAGGGCGGCGTCGTCCATCCAGCCGAGCATCAGCACCTCACCGGTGTCGTGCTGCTGGGCGATGGCCGGGACCAGCCCGTCGGCGGTGCGCTTGAGCCGGGCGGCGAGGGCGGGGTCGAGCTCGTCGGTCATGGGCCCATCATCCCCCGGGCACCGGACCGCCCCGCGCCGGGGAACGACGCGGGGCGGACGGTGGGGGGCGGTGGTGGCTCAGCGGATGCGGAAGCTGACCGTCTTCTTGCCGTTGCGGATCTCGTCGGAGCCGCTGGTGAACTTCACCCGGACGGTGTGGAAGCCCTTGCTCAGACCGCGCACGACCAGCTTCGTGCTGCCGTCGGTGAGCGTCCTGGCGGCCAGGGTCTTCCGGTTCTCCTTCAGGGTGACCTTGCCGGGGACCGGGCTGACCCGGTCGGCCTGGACCCGGACCTTGAGGACCAGCTTGCTGCCCTTGGTCTTCTTGGCCACCTTGACCCGCGGCTTCTCCTTGCCGGCCGGCACGGCGGCGCCCACCGGTCCCACCGCGGTGGTGGTGCGGGTCGCGTCGCCGCGGCCCTCCTGCGAGTAGGTGACCCGGGCCGAGATCCTGGCACCCTGGTCAGCGGAGGTCAGGAGGTAGCGGGTGCCGATGGCACCCGGGATCACCTGCGCATCGCGCAACCACTGCACGGCGCGGGTGGCGCCCGCGGGGTCGGTGACCCCGGTGTCGACGACCAGCTCCTGGCCGACGACGGGACGCCCGGCGACCGTCGGTCCGGTCGTGACACCGACCGGCTCGACCGCCTGGGTGTCGATGGTGCGCGACAGCGAGACAGCGGTGACGCTCTCGGCGCCCCGGGTGGCGGTGACGGCGACCGCGACGGCCTTGCCGGCCATGCTCTCGGTCACCACGATGCTCGGCGACGTGGCGCCCGCGATCGGGGCCCCGTCAGCGCGCCACTGGTAGCTGAACGTCAACCCGGTGCTCGGGTCCCAGGTGCCCGTGCTGGAGCGCAGCGTGCCGCCCGGAGCCGCGGTGCCCGAGATGACCGGCAGGGTCTTGTTGGTGATCGGACCGGTGGTCACGGCCTCCGTGGGAGCCGACGTCGCGGTCCCGGACGTCAGACCAGCCTTGCTCGCGGTGACCCGCACGGTGATCCTCTTGCCGGTCTCGGCGTCGCTCAGCTGCTGCGTCGACCGGGTGGCACCGGCGATCGCGACGCCGTCGGCCAGCCACTGGTAGGCGAACGAGGTCGGCTCGTTGGTCCAGGTGCCGTCCGTGGTCGACAGGGTCTCGCCGACCCGCGGGGTCCCGGTGATCCGGGGCGCGGTGCGGTTCGAGACGGTCGTCGGGTCCGCTGCGACCGGGGAGGTCGCCTCGGAGGTGGCGGTGCCCGGGTCGGAGCCCTGGGGGACGCTGGCGCCCACCCGGACGGCGATGACCTTGCCCTCGTCGGCAGCGGTGGGCGTGTACGTCGTTCCGGTGGCGCCGGGCAGGACCTGGCCGGCCGCGAGCCACTGGTAGGTGAACGACGGGTTGGCGGCGTTCCAGGTGCCCGGGTCCGCGGTGAGCGGCTTGCCGATGAACGGCTGCCCCTTGACGCTGGGCAGCGTGGTGGCGCGCAGCGTGCCTCGCACGACCTTCACCGTGGCGGCCGAGACGACCACGGAGTCGGGGTCGTTGGTCGTCTCGGTCACCTTGAGCGAGATCTGCTTGCCCAGCTGGGCCGCGGTGAGCACCAGGGTGCTGGCCGTGGCGCCCGCGATCGCCTGACCGTCGGCGAGCCACTGCAGCTCGAAGGTGCCGCCCTTGCTCCACTCACCGGTGGTGCCGGTCAGGGTCTCCCCCACGGCCGCCCGGCCGGTGACCTGCGGGTCCTGGCGGTTCTCGGTCTTCGGGTCGGCCGGCGCGTAGAACGGCGAGGCCTGCGACTTGCCGGTGGGCTTGCTGTTGGCCGCCTCGCTGATCTCGCCGGTGGATCGGATCGCCGTCACCTGCACCTTGTAGTGCTTCGGCGTGAAGTCGCCCATGATGGGCAGCGGCGAGCGGCTGGGGATCGTGAACGTCTCCTGCGTGGCGCCGCCGATGGGCTGGAAACCGCTGGTGGCGTTGTCGGAGTGGAACCACTGGTAGGCGTAGGTGACGTCCGCTGCCGACCAGGTGCCCGGCCTGGCCGTGAGCTTGCCGCCCTCGACGGCCTGCCCGGCGATCCACGGCGCCGCCAGGTTGACGGGTGTGCCATCGGTCAGGCCGAAGTCGATACCGGTCACGGCGCTGGTCCCCAAAGCGATGTCGTCGGCGTCCTCCACGGTGTCGGTGGAGAGCCCGTCGACGGTGTAGAAGCCCTTGCTCGTGCCCTGGTCGACACCCACTCGGTAGGTGCGCCCGCGAGCCTTGAGCTCGTAGGACCCGTCGCTGGCGGTCAGCGCGTCGGTCGGCTTCAGCCAGCCGCTCAGGACCGGCGCGCCGTCCTGGATGTCCTTGACGTAGCGGTAGTGCGCGGTGACGGTCTTGTCGCGCGCCGGTGCCCCGGTCGTGGTCGTGACCTTGCCCCGGATGGCCGAGACGCTCGGCAGCGCGTACTTCTGGACCGTCAGGCTCTGCTCAGGGGCGAGCGTGACGTCGGGGGCCTGGTCGAGACCGACCAGACCCGGCAGGAAGCCCTGGTTGGCGTTCGTGAGGGTGGCCAGCAGCCGGTAGCTGCCGCTGGGCACCGAGACGGAGAAGCCGCCGGCCGTGAGGGTCTGCTCGGCGACCGGGCGCCACTCGGTGTGGGCCGGGCCGCCCTGCTCGCCGTTCTCGGTGTAAGAGACCTTGCGCAGCAGGGTGACCTTGCCGCCCTGGGTGTACGTCGAGCCGTCGGCCTCGGTGAGCGAGCCCGCGAGGACCGCCAGCGTCGGCAGCGTCGCGTCGCGACCGCTCAGCACCTCGTGCTCGGCGACGGAGAGGTTCTGGCCCTCGTCGGCCACGGTGGCCGCCGGGAACCACCGGGGCTCGCGACCCGGCTTGCTGAACTGCAGGCGGAACGGCTTCTCGAGACCCGCGTTCTCAACGGTGACTGCGTACCGGCCCGCCTTGTCGGTGATGGCCTGGCCGGCGTACGACGGCTTGGCGACCCACTCCTTCGTGGCCCTCGCGTAGACGACCGGCGTGACGTCGACACCCTGCAACGGGTTGCCGGCGTTGTCCCGCACCGTGCCGATGACCTGGGCGACGCGCTTGAGCGTGGCGTCGACGCCGGTCTTGGGCGTCACGAACGTGGCCTGCACCTTGTCGGCGGTGGCCTGGGTGGCCTTGGCACTGAAGTACTGCGTCTCGAAGCCCGGGGCGTGGAAGCCCACGACGTACTGGGCGCTGTCCACCGGCGGCACGTTCGCGGTGTAGGAGCCGTCGGCCCGCGTCTTGGCCTGCGTCGTCTGGACCTCGGTCCACACGGGCTTGCCCGAGGCGTCGGTGGTGCCGGTCTCCACGGAGACGGTCACGCCCTGAACCGGCTGCGTGGTCGTCCCGTTCAGGGTGTCGACGGTGCCAGTGATGGTCGTGGTGCTGGCGTTGCCGAGCTTGGCGTCGAGGCGACGGACGACCCCCTCCTCGATCTTGATCTCGGCCGCCTTCGAGCCGTCCGTGGTCATCGAGCCGTTGTCGAAGTAGTAGGTGCCGAAGGCCGGCGCCCGGACCTGGACGATGTAGGAGCCGAAGACCTGGTCCACCATCCAGCGCCCGTCGGTCCCGGTGGCGTCGCTGACCGCCGTGGTCTGGTTCCCGTCGGCATCGACCTGGGTGTCCGTGATCGCTCCGGTGTCGCCGTCGGCCTTGCGCCGCGTGTAGACCCGGATGTCAGCGTTCTCGATCGGCACGCCGCTCTGCGTGGTGACGATGCCGCCCATCTGCGAGCGCTGGAGGTCGGTCACGAAGCCGTGCACGTCGGTGCGGGTCTGCTTGTCAGCGAGGACGACCGACGTGGCCGCAGCCCTGTCGGGCGTGCTCTCCGAGGCGGAGCGGAAGTAGGACGTCCGGTAGCCGCTCTTGCCGAAGGTCACGGTGTAGCTGCCCGGCAGCACGTCGTCGATCTTGTAGGCGCCCTGGGCGTCGGTGGTGGCCGACCCCTGGACCGATCCCGATCCGGTGGACGGGGTCAGCGTGACCGTGACTGCCGAGAGCTTGTCGCCCTCGAGGCTGCCCTTGCGGCTCACGATGCCGCTGATCTCGGCGCTGCCCCGGGTCAGCTTGTTGGTGAGCCCGGTCCGCCCGCCGGTGATCGCGACCCTGCTCGCCTCGTCCAGGTTGGTGGTCGCGTCCGCGCCGGCCTTGTAGTAGGCCACGTCGTACCCCGGTGCCGTGTAGCGCACGAGGTACTCGTCCTTCGCGGCGTCGTTCACCGTCGCCGACCACGCCCCGTTCACGTCAGTGGTGCTTGCGGCGTTGACGAGCGGGTCGAACGACGGGCCGGCCTTCTCGCCGAGCTGGACGGTCACACCCTGCAACGGCGCACCGTCGCGGCCGAGGACCTTCCCGGCGACGGTGACCTCGGCCGCGAAGGCCGGCACCGAGAACGTGCCCACCACCAAGGCGATGACGGTGAGGAGCAGGAAGGGCAAGGAGAGCCTTCGAGCGGGGTGGCGGGACGTGAGCGAGGGCATGGAACACCTCTCCAGGTGGGGGACGCGGCACCGCCCGAGAGGGGTCGGCACGGCGTCAACCGTGAGACCCCCTGGGGTGTTACGGCTGGGGGTAAAGAAGACCCTCAGCCACCTCCGAGGACTAGACCTGGCGGTCCAGACCACTGGCGGTACCCGCCGCGTCTGATCAGGAGCTGCCCGGATGTCCCTGCTGGGCGACCCACGAGGCGTGCAGGCCGGCGTACACCGAGCCCTCCTGCGTCACCAGCTCGGCATGCGGGCCGCGCTGGACGATGTGGCCCTGGTCGACCACCACGACCTCGTCGGCAGCCTCGGCCGTCGACATGCGGTGCGCGATGGTCACCGAGGTGCGCCCGCTCATCAGCCGTTCCAGGGCCCGGCCGATGCGCATCTCCAACGAGGGGTCCACGGCACTGGTGGCCTCGTCGAGGACCAGCAGGTCGGGGTCGGCGAGGTGCGCGCGCAGCAGGGCGACCAGCTGGCGCTCCCCGGCCGACAGGGACTCGCCCCGCTGGCCGACCCGGGTGTCCAACCCGCGCGGCAGCCCGGCCAGCCAGTCCCCGAGACCGAGCTCGTCGGCGCTGGCGAGGATGTCCTCGGCCGTGGCGTCGAGCTTGCCGTAGCGCACGTTGGCGGTGATCGTGTCGTCGAAGAGGAAACCCTCCTGAGGCACCAGCACCACGCTTCGGCGCAGCGTCGCCTGGGCGATGTCGCGCACGTCCACCCCGTCGAGCAGCACGGCGCCCTCGCTGGGGTCCATCAGCCGCGTCAACAGCTTGGCGAACGTCGACTTGCCCGACCCGGTCTCGCCGACGATGGCGACCCGGCGCCCGGCGTCGATCGACATGTCCACGTCGCGCAGCACCGGTGGGCCACCGGGGTAGGAGAAGGTGACCTCGTCGAACCGGACGTCGATCGGTCCCGGCGGCAGGTCGTGGCCGGCCGGGCCGGGGTCGACGAGGTCGGCCGGGGTGTCGAGGATGCCGATCACCCGGCGCCAGCCCGCGATCGCGAGCTGGGCGTCGGTGAGGATCTGGGTGCCCATCTGCACGGGGCCCACGAAGAGGGTGACCAGGAAGGCGAAGGCGAGCACCTCGCCCGCGCTGATGTCGCCGGCGAGGCCGAGCAGCACGCCGATCACGATCACCCCGGCGTTGGCCAGGCCCGCCGAGACGCCACCGAGCGAGAACGAGAACGCCGTGAACCCCTGCGCCCGGGTGCTGGCGGCGCGGTGCGCGTCGACGGCCCGGTCGATGCGGTCCTGGGTCCGCGACTGCACGGCGTACGACCGCACGACGGCGGCGCCGACGACCGGCTCGGAGATCGCCGAGAGCATCACGCCGACCTGGTTGCGCACGATGCCGTAGGCCAGGGACAGCTTGCGCTGGAAGTACTTCAGCGACATGAACAGCGGGGCGAAGCACAACCAGACGACGAGCGTGAGCTGCCAGGAGTAGACGAGCATCACGATGGTCGCGATCACCACCTGGCCGATGCTGACCACGAAGAGCAGGCCGCCGAAGACCAGGAACTGGCTGACCTGGTCGACGTCGCTGGTGACCCGCGCCACGAGGGCCCCGCGGCGCTCGGTGTTCTGGGTCAGCAGCGGCAGGTCGTGGACGTGGCGGAAGGCCTTCGTGCGCAGCGTGGCCAGGCCGCCCTCGGCGGTGCGGAACAGCCGGCTGGTCATCTTGTACGAGGCCCAGGAGGTCAGCACGATCGCCAACCCGGCGACCACACCCATCCAGGCCGTGAACGCCAGGTCCGGACCGGCGTCGGCACCCAGGCCGCGGTCGAGGGTCTGCTGCACCGCGACCGGGACGACGACCTGGCCCGCGGAGGCCAGCACCGCGTAGGCCAGGGTGCCCCGGATGCCGATGGTCAGCTCGGGCGAGTGGTGCAGCCCGCGCCGGATGGTCTCCAGCGCGCGCATCTCCTCGCCGGTGTCGAGCTCGGTGCCCGAGCTCGAGGCGGCGCGGACGGCGCTCATGACGGCTCCCCCGTGGTGGCGACGGCACCGACCGCGTCGGGCTCGTCCTCGTAGGCGTTGACCAGGGCGGCGTACGACGCGCTGCGGGCGAGCAGCTCCGCGTGCGTGCCGCGGTCCGCGACGCGACCGTCCTCGAGGTGCACCACCTCGTCGGCCAGCCCGATGGTGGCCTTGCGGTAGGCCACCACCAGCAGGCTGGGCCGGTCGGCGCCGGACCCGGTGCCGCGCAGCGAGGCCAGGATGCGCGCCTCGACCTCGGGGTCGACCGCGGAGGTGGCGTCGTCGAGCACGAGCAGGCGCGGGCGGCGCACGAGGGCCCGGGCCAGCGAGATCCGCTGGCGCTGCCCGCCCGAGAGGGAGGTGCCGCG
This Nocardioides dokdonensis FR1436 DNA region includes the following protein-coding sequences:
- a CDS encoding ABC transporter ATP-binding protein; this encodes MSAVRAASSSGTELDTGEEMRALETIRRGLHHSPELTIGIRGTLAYAVLASAGQVVVPVAVQQTLDRGLGADAGPDLAFTAWMGVVAGLAIVLTSWASYKMTSRLFRTAEGGLATLRTKAFRHVHDLPLLTQNTERRGALVARVTSDVDQVSQFLVFGGLLFVVSIGQVVIATIVMLVYSWQLTLVVWLCFAPLFMSLKYFQRKLSLAYGIVRNQVGVMLSAISEPVVGAAVVRSYAVQSRTQDRIDRAVDAHRAASTRAQGFTAFSFSLGGVSAGLANAGVIVIGVLLGLAGDISAGEVLAFAFLVTLFVGPVQMGTQILTDAQLAIAGWRRVIGILDTPADLVDPGPAGHDLPPGPIDVRFDEVTFSYPGGPPVLRDVDMSIDAGRRVAIVGETGSGKSTFAKLLTRLMDPSEGAVLLDGVDVRDIAQATLRRSVVLVPQEGFLFDDTITANVRYGKLDATAEDILASADELGLGDWLAGLPRGLDTRVGQRGESLSAGERQLVALLRAHLADPDLLVLDEATSAVDPSLEMRIGRALERLMSGRTSVTIAHRMSTAEAADEVVVVDQGHIVQRGPHAELVTQEGSVYAGLHASWVAQQGHPGSS
- a CDS encoding carboxypeptidase regulatory-like domain-containing protein, with protein sequence MPFLLLTVIALVVGTFSVPAFAAEVTVAGKVLGRDGAPLQGVTVQLGEKAGPSFDPLVNAASTTDVNGAWSATVNDAAKDEYLVRYTAPGYDVAYYKAGADATTNLDEASRVAITGGRTGLTNKLTRGSAEISGIVSRKGSLEGDKLSAVTVTLTPSTGSGSVQGSATTDAQGAYKIDDVLPGSYTVTFGKSGYRTSYFRSASESTPDRAAATSVVLADKQTRTDVHGFVTDLQRSQMGGIVTTQSGVPIENADIRVYTRRKADGDTGAITDTQVDADGNQTTAVSDATGTDGRWMVDQVFGSYIVQVRAPAFGTYYFDNGSMTTDGSKAAEIKIEEGVVRRLDAKLGNASTTTITGTVDTLNGTTTQPVQGVTVSVETGTTDASGKPVWTEVQTTQAKTRADGSYTANVPPVDSAQYVVGFHAPGFETQYFSAKATQATADKVQATFVTPKTGVDATLKRVAQVIGTVRDNAGNPLQGVDVTPVVYARATKEWVAKPSYAGQAITDKAGRYAVTVENAGLEKPFRLQFSKPGREPRWFPAATVADEGQNLSVAEHEVLSGRDATLPTLAVLAGSLTEADGSTYTQGGKVTLLRKVSYTENGEQGGPAHTEWRPVAEQTLTAGGFSVSVPSGSYRLLATLTNANQGFLPGLVGLDQAPDVTLAPEQSLTVQKYALPSVSAIRGKVTTTTGAPARDKTVTAHYRYVKDIQDGAPVLSGWLKPTDALTASDGSYELKARGRTYRVGVDQGTSKGFYTVDGLSTDTVEDADDIALGTSAVTGIDFGLTDGTPVNLAAPWIAGQAVEGGKLTARPGTWSAADVTYAYQWFHSDNATSGFQPIGGATQETFTIPSRSPLPIMGDFTPKHYKVQVTAIRSTGEISEAANSKPTGKSQASPFYAPADPKTENRQDPQVTGRAAVGETLTGTTGEWSKGGTFELQWLADGQAIAGATASTLVLTAAQLGKQISLKVTETTNDPDSVVVSAATVKVVRGTLRATTLPSVKGQPFIGKPLTADPGTWNAANPSFTYQWLAAGQVLPGATGTTYTPTAADEGKVIAVRVGASVPQGSDPGTATSEATSPVAADPTTVSNRTAPRITGTPRVGETLSTTDGTWTNEPTSFAYQWLADGVAIAGATRSTQQLSDAETGKRITVRVTASKAGLTSGTATSAPTEAVTTGPITNKTLPVISGTAAPGGTLRSSTGTWDPSTGLTFSYQWRADGAPIAGATSPSIVVTESMAGKAVAVAVTATRGAESVTAVSLSRTIDTQAVEPVGVTTGPTVAGRPVVGQELVVDTGVTDPAGATRAVQWLRDAQVIPGAIGTRYLLTSADQGARISARVTYSQEGRGDATRTTTAVGPVGAAVPAGKEKPRVKVAKKTKGSKLVLKVRVQADRVSPVPGKVTLKENRKTLAARTLTDGSTKLVVRGLSKGFHTVRVKFTSGSDEIRNGKKTVSFRIR